The following nucleotide sequence is from Acyrthosiphon pisum isolate AL4f chromosome A2, pea_aphid_22Mar2018_4r6ur, whole genome shotgun sequence.
TCAATGATATTGTTACTGAAACTATAAAAGAAGTTGAGGAAAAATCAGAGCCTGAAAAGAAAAAACcagtatgtatttaaaaaactagtcatttatacttttgaactaaacatattttataattttagtgaaTTAACTATAAAACCTATGTTTATTAGTCCTAATCTCAAATATTGTTTACTTAGGCACGGAAAATATCAAGGTTTTTAGTAAGCCCAGTCATTACAGAACAAACTTTAGAAGAAGTAagtcttttattttattggtgtatttgtatttttttttatttttattatttttattattttatagtattatactgatAAGAACATACCAAAACAAAATGAATTACTTAGTCCAGAATCACTTGAAAAGAGTATTCTGACTGAAATGATAACATTAGCAAGTACTAATAATCAAAATGTACCAGTTTGTCCTTCAACTACAAATGAAGATATATCAAATCTCGATACGAATACTGGTCTAACAACTGACTCTAAACTACATTCCCAAGTTCCATCTGATtcgtatgtattaaattatttcaaaataaacaataaactaaaattattgattgATTAATTGCAATATTATCCAGAGCATGTCAAAAAGGAGGTTCTCTTACTATATCCGAACTCCAGCAAAAGTTAATCCAACTTACAGCTCAGCCATCAGAATTATCATCCAGTAGTACTCCACCTATCGGTTCTCATCCAAGTACACCTCATGGGCATACTGGTTATGAGACATACATGAATACTCTTCAAAAACGTTTAGCTTCTATTTCAATGCCTGCTGGCAACATACTTGTAAGTAttcaaactatttattaatcaataaatatgtatttactgttcagtgtttataattttgtatacatattaaaggGACCACTTTCACCTCAAAGTACATTACACGCAATTAGTTCTGCaacatctaaattaaaaatacctattgcTATTGAAGTTGTTAAGCCTATGCAACCAGTAGCTATTGGAATTGATGAAGTACACATTGGCGATGAAGTTGGGCCAATTTTAGTGCATGCAGTCCAAGCTCAGTCTATTTTGACGGGTAATGAAACACTCCACCGTGTGATAGTGCCAGAAGAAAACAAAGATCAACAAACTATGGTTGTACAACCATTACCTGGTCATGTCATTATGGTTCAATCAAGATTCATACAAAACCAAGACCCATCTATTcaagtatttcaattttttatgctCAACTTTTTAGCCAcattactaattaaattattttccttaTATTTATCAGGAATTTGAAAGTCATTCTAATAGTCATAAAGAAGATTCTAAAGAAAGAAAAATTAGCCGTGCTCAGTCAGTTGATTTGCATAGTTTAGAAAAGGTAATGTTTTAaagtaatagttaaataaaaaatataatacatttagtattgtgtaggtaataggtatcaaagtatttacaattttttcatatcatacatcttataaataacataaaaaatagtatatcatattatttcaaaaaagagATGACTAAGCTTATTTAATTAGTAACAGGACAAAAGTACATAGTCCGTATtgatatagtaattatattgttaactaAAGCTTTTCTGTGACCTTTGggtcatattatgataaaaataaatcaccataaaatattattgtcatgatAAAGAGTAAGAtagtattaacaaataaaataaatagtatgacataGGGCCAGGATAAATTCAAAAGTttcatgacaatattttttttaaacattttaattttactgcaaTCTGTATGAGAAGGAACCTTAGTGGATTTTTGCCAAGTAATTCTGAGCCCTACCAAATAGAAAATAGATGACATTACAGTTGTCTCTGTCCGGAAGGTGCGCTGTAGAAGGTATTTGAGGTTCCTTCTCATTTTAAAAAGAGTATAGAGTAATCTATTACAGCAAGtccattatcaaattattttacgaataaatatttgattatttgttttagaagtTGTCTAGTATGCATACCAATACGTACAAAAAATATTCCTCAAATGCAGTCAATCTCCATTCATTACCTTTATCAACCGACCAACATGTGGCACAATCTGTGGAAACAGAGGTCCCTAGTGATAATTACCAATCACACTctgtatgttaaaaatatttaaccagaatattttaatattataatatacatttgaaccTTATTATCAGTTTAATCGTAATctgtatatttattgattttaataattttttttagaacgaTGAAACTAAGGATCAGAAAGATTTGAACATAGATTATAAACCTGTGAATACAAATGAAATCTCCCAAGCTACTAAATTAAATGTATCtccttttgattttcaaaatgtattacaaaggTAAAACtgaatcaaattaaatgtatttattatttgttcttccagttatgtatatttttatttcatcttaGGCAATATTTCGAATTAGAGAATTTACGTAAACGTCATCTAGATGAACTGAAAAGTTGCATGCAAATGTTAAGAACAGAAAGTCTGCAAtccactatattatatgaagcTTTATCACCAATTTCTAATTCTAGtaagtttacattttaatcattttttaacattaatattaatattatttataatttaggtaaaaaaatacctaGTGAAACTAGTGGAAATTCCAGATCAGTCTCACCAACGCCAGATAATGGAGTGATGAAGTTTACGCCAACTGGCTTATACTTCTTACCAGAGTCTGTTAAGCTTTTATCACCTTCCTTAGCCGAATCCCAACACCACGGCTCTAATCATTAGTCAACagcaaagaaaaaataataatctcttAAGCGTACTTTTAACATTTCGTTAttccttatttttttcactatacACAACGTTCATCTAAAAcgcttataattaaattgttattttattttgtataagttccttagaaaattgtattcaacaaatatattatttaattattcaatttataaatacatatacctactaatatgttgtatttgcacatttattcaaatgattgcataatataacatatttgagTGTTACACTCAGACCAATACTAACATctttaatctaataatattatttattaacaatctataattttatgtttcaaacataatttaatggaAATTGTTGcgatatttaatcaattttttttatgattattagtttcaataattgttataattttgtaggTTACAACTTACAGATTGTTTGTAATTTGCATAGTCTAGtctaattaaattgattttgtaaGTCATAATTCTTAAGGTCTTTAATACAACCTGAACTATTAGAAAAATACTAGTGTATACAtttcttaatacatttatataatataatttatgaaattcataataatcaatgataccTATTGAGATACGTAAAGTATGTCATGTTAAAAAGAAATGCTTAACCATCTTTtttgcattataaaaataaccagAATTcagaataattcatttattatttatatttttagatttgttttcgAAACAATCTAACTTCATGAAAATTAACTGATTTGAGATCTGCATGCCTGCAGAACATTATGTTTACgtgtttttgaaatgttataGTTAGATCATAgcgtatcaataataataagaaggtacatattttagttgtgtcaattaatttgattacaaGTTTTCCATAAAGGTGCTAggaaacaatacatttattgagaGACTTAAATATGTCCCATACTTATAAGAAGGTGGTTGGTTCGAACCCTCTATAGTGGCTGTAGAGTACATTACAGAATGAAGATGTTACTATTTACAGCcgtaatgatttaaaaattttgttaagGAAACCGACGTATCAGTAAATCAGTAATTACTTATTCAGTAattagtattgttatttgttttaaggtGCTTAAACATGTTTTGTATcccaaaacataaaataaaaaaaaatttcgcgTTTTTCTTAAACTGTGGACTGAATAGTCGACACAATGAcacatatgataatattgtttaaaattatattttactcatacCACTCATACCACTTATACCTATCTGATGAGTAATGgcaaagaataaatatattcaaatggaATTATTAAACTCAATACTTCGATACCTACTCATTGGTCATTAGTCATCACTCAAAACTCAAGTTCGgcgtgaatataatatgatgtaaatgGTTAATGACAGAAtatgtcttattatttattatttaatagtaattaatgtAATAGTGTAAAGTGAATCATATTCTAATCATGTaatcattgaaatttgaaaattgcaaaATTTTAGTCTACAGTGTTTCTcgagtacaataaaattattattattcaagatgATCCCATCCCATCCCTTACTATCAGTATCAAGGtggataatatatacatatatatccaccttgatcAATATGATTTGCTATCTAACGTTCGGTTGATAAGTGATAAGGTTTGATTTGTATTTAGTAAAGTTACGTGatttagttataacttacattatattattattctactattCTAGTCTAAAATCTAGATTTTACTAATTGCTTGTGATTTGGGCCAATGGACCTATTAAAGTATTGACCACAGAATAGTTAtagaaaagttaaattttagTCAAAGCTTACAGTTTTATGTTTCTTATTAAGAgtgttcttatttattttacaaaattttaacaATCAACGCTAtactgttaatatatattacattatggcGGCCATCAAAACGGTAaagtataacttttattattctCATGATGATATTTCAGTGTACACTAAGACTAAATCCATAACGTAGAGTGTGAGTATGTTTCAGAAAAGAAGTTATACAATACGTGTACTGAGTAAatgcacaacataatattatactatatcattgaaGGCTAGTATAATTGGTATActgtcattttattttatttttatcgtgaGTTTAGGATTGTTGAAATTCTATTATTTGCAGCAGTCTTTCGAAtcatatttaggtacatatttctgtgttaatatttttgagaagaTAATTGTTTCCTTGCAATTACCTGATCATTTAtactaatacatatttatgtcaaataagtataggtacttactgaaaatagttaaattttttacctCTATTAAGTTAGTTTGTAGTTCTTAAATGTATCAATTGAGAGTTTACTctacaaatttaaagttatggtatgtattaaatttactcAAATGTATGAGTTGTGTGTTATGCCTTGCATATGGtgaacttaatacatttttcatattttcaagtttgctttaataatattatttttattcattttagtgttgttttacacatttttttttctctagtaTATTGCTGCTATGTTTATATGCTAATATATTAATGCttctaaatattgattttaattaattgttttgttataactaataattattatttttaaattaagatgaTGACAATTTTAACTATGATATGGACCACCAGTCAATTGAAGAAACTGAAGTAACTGAAGATTGCGAAGAAGCGAATGAGgctgtaaaattaataacactTGAAAGCCATGAAGAAAATGAGATCGAAATTCATAGTGATAAAAGAGTGTGGGTAAAAGCTTCTGATGAATTGTTTACAGATCAAATCAAAGAAGAAATACAGGAATGTGAGTACCAAACCATTGTTGATGTTAAAGATGAAATAGAAGAAATAGAAGAAGTCGAAGAAGAAGAGATTAAAATTCAACCAACAATTGTATGTGAGCCACttccaccaccaccgccaccaccaccagcCATTGACATTCAAGTGAAAAAAATTTCTGCatcaaaagttaatttaaaaacagtgAAAAAGCCTAGAGGACGGATGGGTCGTAGACCTAGACCTATATTGCCCATGACCCGGCCTATAGCTTCTGCGAGTACTTCACACTTGGAACAGGCCTCAACTCAACACCAGTTAATTGTGCCTTCAACACAAATGCCTGGGATTGCTTATCAAATTTTTCTGGGTGACAATGTAAAAAACTCAAACAATCCAGTTCAATATACAATGTTACAGCCACGGCCAGTATTTTTACAACCATCCCAGACATCTGTTAGCAATACTTCACCGGTGGTGATTAGCCAATCTTATCCAATGACTCGATCCCAAGTTCCAGGACCTAAAGTTCCCAAAATTGCTCCCAAAATTGCTTCCAAAACCGTCTGTCAAGCTTATTGTTCATTTTGttacaaactttttaaaaatttaaatgaacatGTTAAAGAGTGTTGGGCTAATCCAGAAAGTAAAAGCTATAAGTTCAGAAAAATTGCACCGTCTACGTCGTAAACAATTTCATtagaatgatattatgtaatattacttattaattgttcgaatgattttttttttattgtacaataCTTCAAATGCTGAAtctatatagacataataacaattttaaaatttgtatgagTATTTGTATgtgtgttaaaattatattattgaattatcattAACAACTGAATTTTAATTGGTACATGATGATTATACTTTcgtattgacatattgtattaGAAATAGCTAGTAGTTGTGTTCTCTtgtgatttattaaataacattaattaacaatattataaaatataatctgacttaaaataatctatctgttcaaaattattattaattgtatgtcttataaaacatatttgtagatattactatttttacttattgtcAGTGTAAGTGGCAAATGATATGAATTACTTATTAGTAGAGTACGGATTTTAaagcaataacaaaataatgaaaagcactaaaaaaaaagcaattaaGCTGTCTAAATCTtccaaaaaacattaaaaatgggtcttaaaaaatatttattacaaaaaagtattaaaattattttttttaaaaaggtataatacatttatttataagcatgcTTCTTCGAGTTTTCCTTCTTCCACAATTATTAAtctagaaattaaatttattctatttaagataatttataaaacataaattacctaaataatagttataattcataaaatgattcattttacatttttacctataTCATCGGAGTTGCATTGGACAATTAAAACTTTTtgcaaattttcaaataaaaattaacatttcaaATACGTTTATTTAGAAgggattttaaaaaatgtaccaaaaatgcataaatatacaaaaaacgcaaaaaaagtAGTATCCTGTTCTTCTCAGTTCAAATGGCTGGAGCTATACACGATGATATTCAATGAGACATTCATTGATCCAATTTCGTGGAAAATTCCGCCGTTATTTGAAACCTATAAAggtttaagaggacgtcagcgcactatttgttttctctctctggcccacgcggaacatggacaaaacgcatttacgcagaatcacttttctatgtttttaagtaatcgtacagtaaaataaccaattacaaaaaatatagtgaataatatgtttgagggaataacatcaattttatattttattgtcatttgactttcaaaataagcaaaaaaaaattgtaaatttaaattatgagacaatatttagacaaatcgatatgtcattccctcaaaaatattattcactatattttttataatgggtgattttactctaacattacttaaaaacatagaaaaatgattctgcgttaatgcATTTTGtcatgttgcgcgtgggccagagagagaaaacaaatagtgcgctgacatcctcttaaatcaATCATATTATGCGATTACTCCGCCACTACTGGGcgacgatttttttcaaaatggtaTGATTAATTACAATTTGATTTTGTCCAGACTAGTAGTTATAGACTTTTAGGTGAGGTATTTGTAAATGCTTGTACAActtaagcttttaaaattttctagtagaaaaaataGTCTTCTCATCAACTTCGATGGAGGTTTTTGGaagaaaatttcataattttttttttaagtaagaaTAATACGCTCAATAAGGAAGGGGGTCAGCAGTAAAACTACTGATCCCGGGGGGTGTTTTGGATATTCAAATACCCCCAATCGGGCATCGgccgcatataataatatgtataccaatATGATTAagatttctacaaaatatgttgtttatgGTTCTActtcatatttgatattatattaatatttagaatgaTGACTACAATGGTGATTGTGTAAAGCCTCCcacatgttatatttaaatatacaatttaaacgtcCCCAAAAAAACCCCGGAGCTGTCCATTATATATTGCTTAATAACGTGTTTACGTATTATGTATCGTATTGGGGGGCATCATaaactacctataggtaaataataatttattgttagacTTGTAAGTTGTGCTATCACATTAATCGATCAGTGTGCACAGTGAGACTGACTGAAGTCTGGCCAAGTTGTTGATAATAAATAGCATTGGTCTAATGGGAAAATAGTTTTAAGTAGAATTTTTGCACCGAATAAATATCCTCTCCATTCCCAGAAGACGCTATTGCACTTAGCGGACAGTGGTACCATTGACGACCCCAATCTTCTGGTTAGGTGAACTGAACAAAAAAGGTGAattgttagtatattatttagatcTCTTATTCTCTAGTAgacggaaaaaaaaaccatgaaaataaaaaccaaatttttgtattttactataatattatgtatttatgtcatattatttacatattattgtatcaagttttttaaatattttaaatattaatttttattatacatacctataagctactatataatgattaatgttcaatataaaagtaaatttgaaaatatataaaaaaaaaaatctaaacctttttttacatttttacaataagtattACGTGAATTCAAACAACgattactacaataataataatttatattcatattatgaattcgttttacaataagtataatattccaaatttgaacttaaaatgtctgtacAAAATaactgtgtatttatatattgctcACAttgtttggttacagtatgaactatttatgagaatcgttgttttaaattatcaatccttagctataaaaattgaacattttataatttttaaatacgttataaaaatttgtcacaatacaataataagaataataacttaaaataagtttcaatatttatttaaatttaaataattaatttaatacaaacataaattactacagtctacagttataataataataaacaataaaaaataataaagattgatGATTTGTTCAGTTAaatcaagtaaaaataataataaaaaaaatcgtaagttATCGATATCTTATTGTATAAGAGATGgcagttaaaaatttttcaatatcGCGTATACCAAAacaatttgaaactgaaaatgttaatgttaaagttatttgtgggtacttgaaacttctaaattatattattatatacaaatatgaattgATAATTATTCAACTTAACCGGCTACTTCAATTTCGTTAATATGTATCAAAGGATTGATGACTTACCAAAATCTCAAGTTTGTCTAGTATAGCTAGATCGATTGGATTTTTCTTTTCTCTGTAGTTTATAATTGTGCGTTTCAATGTTTCTTCGACAGGCATCCTTGCTCTGGTGTAGCGTCTAATATTGTGACACTGCTTCAGGTCTGTGACGGATTAGCTCCAGAACACTTCGCAGtctctttaattttaataatggcTTTTGCAACCTCAATTTTTGCTGGCTCAGAAGGGTGCTCATGCGTAACTTTCAGTATTGGGTGTGTTTTATGTACAGAGGTGTGGAGAATAGCTGGACAGGTTAGAGAACTTTTTTTACTACATCTCCATTCtccatgtataatattttttttctttgtgttTGATAACGACGTATGGCTTTTGAACGTTATTTTGTCATTACCTTTATTTGAcgtaattatttctataattaaacaaaagaaaaacttgaaaacttgaaaaacacatttaaacaCGACAATTCTGAATTCAGTGATATCAGTTCGATTTCCAATTCGTTATAGTACACTGTGTaacatctaaataatatttataataattagccaCTAAGtgatacctacaataaaattatgcacGTGTGCCTGTATTATCTTAGCAGTCTAAATAACTCTTACAACTCGTTGGTCCGATTTTgtatcaataatacaataatatacaataatacagcCAGACCGATCGATAATTGCCGCGAAATCCGCTCGTTGAATATCGCCGCGTgtgtagaataataaattacgagATGACGGCCGCAGTGCCGAACTTAACATTTTAACGGAGTAAAATACTAACGATCAATTTCACCAAGACACCTAAATATATGCTTTACTCGTGGTTACAGTGATCAGGATTTAAGGATAAGTGTTAATCGTGCTTAAATCTAAATAGCAAATATGCACATTGATCGTTGCGACGAGCTGGACTCTTGCCCTTCAGgcttcaataaaaaatgtattggatttaaaaattccaagaaTGATGTGTGTCACAATAATATGTTCAGTGTGCATATGGATTGTGGTAATGACATCTTTATAACGGGTACCCGCGTACTGAaagtatatttgtttgtatttatttttaatgcatacctattataatatcgtttacgattgtaaaatatattaatatgtacataatataacgattaacgaataaTTTACTACGAGAACAGAAAGCAGGGATGAAGCttacaacttttttaattatcttttatttttattagaaaacaagaatatttataatctgtaataaatgtatacaatagctAGGTGATATGGAGGGGGGTACAAGTATACAAGACTGGACAGCGTGATAGAAGGGGGTCCAATGACCCtatacttcataataattatgaaatcattAGAATTATTctaatcagtttttttaaattttttatttatcttttttttattttaaggagGTCCCTAGGTCAGTTCCATGGCTTACAAGTTAGAACCAAGTTATTCTTATGTATGATAACATCGAcagataaaaactaaaatgtttgtAGTGTAGTacccacgatttaagatatatattatatacattgataatttatattatatgtaaatggTATATCTTAAATCTTGGTAATACCCGGAGATCCATTTAGTGAaagtttacatttttgaaaatattttttttacataagtaagtttaagtaggtaaaaaacaaaattatttctatttttatcattattctttttaaattttgttttactttttttaatt
It contains:
- the LOC100158746 gene encoding uncharacterized protein LOC100158746 isoform X1, with product MHNIILYYIIEDDDNFNYDMDHQSIEETEVTEDCEEANEAVKLITLESHEENEIEIHSDKRVWVKASDELFTDQIKEEIQECEYQTIVDVKDEIEEIEEVEEEEIKIQPTIVCEPLPPPPPPPPAIDIQVKKISASKVNLKTVKKPRGRMGRRPRPILPMTRPIASASTSHLEQASTQHQLIVPSTQMPGIAYQIFLGDNVKNSNNPVQYTMLQPRPVFLQPSQTSVSNTSPVVISQSYPMTRSQVPGPKVPKIAPKIASKTVCQAYCSFCYKLFKNLNEHVKECWANPESKSYKFRKIAPSTS
- the LOC100158746 gene encoding uncharacterized protein LOC100158746 isoform X2, translated to MDHQSIEETEVTEDCEEANEAVKLITLESHEENEIEIHSDKRVWVKASDELFTDQIKEEIQECEYQTIVDVKDEIEEIEEVEEEEIKIQPTIVCEPLPPPPPPPPAIDIQVKKISASKVNLKTVKKPRGRMGRRPRPILPMTRPIASASTSHLEQASTQHQLIVPSTQMPGIAYQIFLGDNVKNSNNPVQYTMLQPRPVFLQPSQTSVSNTSPVVISQSYPMTRSQVPGPKVPKIAPKIASKTVCQAYCSFCYKLFKNLNEHVKECWANPESKSYKFRKIAPSTS